From the genome of Proteus vulgaris, one region includes:
- a CDS encoding ABC transporter ATP-binding protein — translation MTYALELTELTKTYHNGVKALKGINLTVEAGDFYALLGPNGAGKSTTIGIISSLVNKSSGKVKVFGYDTDTDMVNAKRQLGLVPQEFNFNPFETVLQIVLNQAGYYGVPRKLALERAETYLTQLDLWEKRDDRARFLSGGMKRRLMIARALMHQPKLLILDEPTAGVDIELRRSMWTFLKQLNAEGTTIILTTHYLEEAEMLCRNIGIIQRGELVENTSMKGLLSKLESETFILDLAPKSPLPELQNYQYRLMDTSTLEVDVKREQGLNSVFAQLNTQGIQVLSMRNKANRLEELFVHLVNEEHTVEGERE, via the coding sequence ATGACGTATGCATTGGAGTTAACGGAGTTAACGAAAACTTATCACAATGGCGTAAAAGCGCTAAAAGGAATTAATCTCACCGTGGAAGCGGGAGATTTTTATGCTTTATTAGGCCCTAATGGTGCAGGAAAATCGACCACTATTGGTATTATCAGCTCTTTAGTTAATAAGAGTAGTGGCAAAGTTAAAGTCTTTGGCTATGACACAGATACCGATATGGTTAATGCCAAGCGCCAACTAGGATTAGTGCCACAAGAATTCAATTTCAACCCTTTTGAAACCGTATTACAAATTGTCCTCAATCAAGCTGGTTATTATGGTGTTCCTCGTAAGTTAGCTTTAGAACGTGCTGAAACTTATTTAACTCAGTTAGATTTATGGGAAAAACGTGATGATAGAGCCCGTTTTTTATCTGGGGGAATGAAGCGCCGTCTAATGATTGCTCGTGCATTAATGCATCAGCCGAAATTACTTATTCTTGATGAACCAACAGCTGGTGTTGATATTGAATTACGTCGCTCAATGTGGACGTTTTTAAAGCAATTAAACGCCGAAGGCACCACCATTATTTTAACGACACACTATTTAGAAGAAGCAGAAATGTTGTGTAGGAATATTGGTATTATTCAGCGTGGCGAATTGGTCGAAAATACCAGTATGAAAGGCTTATTAAGTAAACTAGAGTCTGAAACCTTTATTTTAGATTTAGCACCAAAAAGTCCATTACCTGAATTACAGAATTATCAATATCGTTTAATGGATACTTCAACATTAGAAGTCGATGTTAAAAGAGAACAAGGTTTAAATAGTGTTTTTGCCCAGCTTAATACACAAGGTATTCAAGTGTTAAGTATGAGAAATAAAGCCAATCGCCTTGAAGAATTATTTGTTCATTTAGTTAATGAAGAGCATACAGTAGAAGGAGAGAGGGAATGA
- a CDS encoding ABC transporter permease codes for MIQLYWVALKTIWIKEVTRFGRIWVQTLIPPVITMSLYFVIFGNLIGKRIGDMGGVDYMQFIVPGLIMMAVITNSYANVSSSFFGAKFQRSIEELLVSPVPTHVVIAGFVGGGVARGVCVGILVTLVSLFFVPLEMHSWTMVVVTLLMTSIVFSLAGLLNAIFAKTFDDISIIPTFVLTPLTYLGGVFYSLSLLPEFWQGVSKLNPIVYMISGFRYGFLGITDVSLTVTISVLCLFIAVFYVIAWYLIEKGRGLRS; via the coding sequence ATGATTCAGCTGTATTGGGTAGCCCTCAAAACAATTTGGATTAAAGAAGTTACCCGTTTTGGTCGTATTTGGGTACAAACATTAATTCCACCTGTAATAACTATGTCTCTCTATTTCGTTATTTTCGGTAACCTAATTGGTAAACGAATTGGCGATATGGGCGGTGTTGATTATATGCAGTTTATTGTTCCTGGCCTGATTATGATGGCAGTAATAACAAACTCTTATGCTAATGTTTCTTCTTCATTTTTTGGTGCCAAGTTTCAGCGTAGTATCGAAGAGTTATTAGTTTCACCTGTGCCAACACATGTTGTTATTGCCGGTTTTGTTGGTGGTGGTGTGGCTCGAGGTGTTTGTGTCGGTATCTTAGTGACTTTAGTTTCGCTGTTCTTTGTGCCTTTAGAAATGCATTCTTGGACAATGGTCGTGGTGACATTACTGATGACTTCCATTGTGTTTTCACTTGCAGGGTTGTTAAATGCAATTTTTGCGAAAACTTTTGATGATATCAGCATTATTCCAACGTTTGTTTTAACGCCATTAACCTATTTAGGTGGTGTGTTTTATTCACTTTCACTTTTACCTGAATTTTGGCAAGGCGTATCCAAGCTTAACCCAATCGTTTATATGATTAGTGGCTTCCGCTACGGTTTTCTGGGTATTACGGATGTCTCTTTAACCGTAACGATTAGTGTCTTGTGTCTTTTCATCGCCGTGTTTTATGTTATTGCATGGTACTTGATTGAAAAAGGCAGAGGTTTAAGAAGCTAA
- a CDS encoding MFS transporter: protein MTTASQTGKAPEAISRNKLLCIAGMGWTFDAMDVGLLAFLLTALKEDWGLTASQLGWIGSVNSIGMAVGAFVFGIIADRKGRKPVFIFTLLLFSLGCGLTALASSLMVVLVLRFFIGMGLGGELPVASTLVSESVETHERGRIVVLLESFWAVGWLIAALIAYFIIPDYGWRMAMLLSALPAVYALYLRSKLPEPTPSHISQKKTRLSIRQSMALIWSPQYRRSTLMLWILWFCVVFSYYGIFLWLPSVAMLKGFSLIKSFQYVLIMTLAQLPGYFTAAWLIERYGRKFVLVTYLAGTAISAYYFSVADTTTTLLIFGMLLSFFNLGAWGALYAYTPEQYPDGIRATGAGTATAIGRIGGILGPLMVGYLVQYQFEISSIFLIFSFSIVIGILAVMLLGKETKNKPLNSI, encoded by the coding sequence ATGACAACGGCAAGCCAAACAGGCAAAGCGCCTGAGGCAATCTCTCGTAACAAGCTTTTATGTATCGCTGGTATGGGCTGGACTTTTGATGCAATGGATGTCGGGCTACTTGCTTTTTTGCTCACCGCATTAAAAGAAGATTGGGGATTAACTGCATCACAATTAGGCTGGATTGGTAGTGTAAACTCAATTGGAATGGCTGTTGGTGCTTTTGTATTTGGCATTATTGCAGATAGAAAAGGACGTAAACCCGTCTTTATCTTTACTTTGCTGCTGTTTAGTTTAGGCTGCGGATTAACTGCATTAGCAAGTTCTTTGATGGTGGTTCTTGTTTTACGTTTCTTTATTGGAATGGGATTAGGTGGCGAATTACCTGTTGCTTCAACACTTGTCAGTGAAAGTGTTGAAACTCATGAGCGAGGCCGAATTGTTGTTTTATTAGAGAGTTTTTGGGCTGTCGGTTGGTTAATTGCAGCTTTGATTGCTTATTTTATTATTCCTGATTATGGCTGGCGTATGGCTATGTTATTAAGTGCATTACCTGCAGTATATGCTCTTTATTTACGTTCAAAATTACCTGAACCAACGCCATCTCATATTTCACAGAAAAAAACACGTTTATCTATTCGCCAATCAATGGCATTAATTTGGTCACCTCAATATCGTCGTTCAACGCTAATGTTGTGGATCTTATGGTTCTGTGTCGTTTTCTCTTATTACGGCATTTTTTTATGGCTACCAAGTGTGGCGATGTTAAAAGGTTTTAGTTTAATAAAAAGCTTTCAATATGTGCTTATTATGACATTAGCACAACTACCTGGTTATTTTACCGCTGCGTGGTTAATTGAGCGTTATGGGCGAAAATTTGTGTTAGTTACTTATTTAGCAGGAACCGCCATTAGTGCCTATTATTTTAGTGTGGCTGATACCACGACAACGCTACTTATTTTTGGCATGTTACTGTCATTCTTTAATTTAGGGGCTTGGGGCGCTTTATATGCTTATACGCCAGAACAATACCCAGATGGAATACGAGCAACAGGTGCAGGAACAGCAACAGCAATAGGGCGTATTGGTGGAATATTGGGACCTTTAATGGTGGGATATTTAGTCCAATATCAATTTGAAATAAGCTCCATATTTCTTATTTTCAGTTTTTCAATTGTTATTGGGATATTGGCAGTGATGTTATTGGGGAAAGAGACAAAGAATAAACCGCTTAACTCAATTTAA
- a CDS encoding DUF2526 family protein, with protein MSHYDEVVKQVDDAIATTSIETMNELLVELGKDKTIEFPLRYEQQERLRTAIFHHGEKHR; from the coding sequence ATGTCTCATTATGATGAGGTGGTTAAACAGGTTGATGATGCTATTGCGACAACCAGTATTGAAACCATGAATGAACTTTTAGTGGAATTAGGTAAAGATAAAACGATTGAATTTCCACTACGTTATGAGCAACAAGAGCGTTTACGCACAGCTATTTTCCATCACGGTGAAAAACATCGTTAA
- the htpX gene encoding zinc metalloprotease HtpX, whose amino-acid sequence MDFRNVLRKNAIRTRFVIATYLLLMLLIGLLVDTAIGANPYLDLTDNMLAFLTFQSIPIASLIILAISILLLLFIHFKGHKIMLTGMNAKLISPDETLNAQERQLLNIVEELSLSATLGYIPKLYILDTPEANAFAAGWSEKNAFIGVTTGLLNRLNRQEVQAVLAHETGHIIHGDSRLTLYVGILANVILTVTNIFGSRLYIASGNRGGKSNDAASKARLILIVLNIVLPIITQVLYFYLSRTREYMADAAAVDLTQDNQAMINALKKISAQHDTENFEDGSTGRAYRKAAFIFNKGDSFFSTHPSIENRIAVLEGKKTF is encoded by the coding sequence ATGGATTTCAGAAATGTTCTACGAAAAAATGCTATTCGAACGCGTTTTGTTATAGCAACTTATTTACTTTTAATGCTGCTGATTGGTTTGCTGGTGGATACCGCTATTGGCGCAAATCCCTATTTAGATCTCACTGATAATATGTTGGCATTTCTGACTTTCCAATCTATCCCCATTGCGTCACTCATTATTTTAGCCATCTCGATTTTATTGCTTCTTTTTATTCATTTTAAAGGGCACAAAATCATGCTGACAGGAATGAATGCCAAATTAATTAGCCCAGATGAAACATTAAATGCACAAGAACGCCAACTGCTCAATATTGTGGAAGAACTGAGTTTAAGTGCCACGCTGGGCTATATTCCTAAGCTCTATATTCTTGATACACCTGAAGCTAATGCCTTTGCAGCCGGCTGGTCTGAGAAAAATGCCTTTATTGGTGTAACCACTGGCTTATTAAACCGCCTTAATCGCCAAGAAGTGCAAGCAGTATTAGCCCATGAAACAGGTCATATTATTCATGGTGATTCACGACTAACGTTATATGTTGGCATCTTAGCCAACGTTATTCTGACAGTAACAAATATCTTTGGTAGTCGCTTGTATATTGCCTCTGGTAATCGAGGCGGTAAAAGTAATGATGCTGCTAGCAAAGCGCGATTAATTTTAATTGTGTTAAACATTGTTTTACCGATTATTACGCAAGTGCTCTATTTCTATTTATCCCGCACTCGTGAATATATGGCGGATGCGGCGGCGGTTGATTTAACTCAAGATAATCAAGCAATGATTAATGCATTAAAGAAAATTTCAGCACAGCATGATACTGAAAATTTTGAAGATGGTTCAACGGGACGTGCTTATCGTAAAGCAGCCTTTATTTTCAATAAAGGAGACTCATTTTTCTCAACACATCCATCCATTGAAAATAGAATTGCAGTACTTGAAGGTAAAAAGACTTTTTGA
- a CDS encoding LemA family protein, producing MTGLIITIALLGLIFYYYNRIISMREAVISSETEISVQLDRRGKVFDSLLATVKKYLSHESDVFTKITELRTQTQSANGKEAKAAEDELSKIVSSGAINVAVENYPELKSDTIMANLQEEIVSTENKLSFAKRGYNRTLEQYRAFIASIPAVFIVKIFPSLVIDKEYWRLDEGTIKAEEARRINFD from the coding sequence ATGACTGGATTAATTATTACCATCGCGTTATTGGGCCTTATTTTTTATTATTACAACCGTATTATTTCTATGCGTGAAGCTGTTATCTCAAGTGAAACCGAAATTTCAGTACAATTAGATCGTCGTGGTAAAGTCTTTGATAGCTTATTAGCCACAGTAAAAAAATATCTCAGCCATGAATCTGACGTATTTACTAAAATTACTGAATTAAGAACACAGACTCAAAGTGCCAATGGCAAAGAAGCCAAAGCAGCTGAAGACGAATTATCAAAAATTGTTTCAAGTGGTGCAATTAATGTTGCGGTTGAAAATTACCCTGAATTAAAATCCGACACCATTATGGCAAATTTACAAGAAGAGATTGTTTCAACAGAAAATAAACTCTCTTTTGCAAAACGCGGTTATAACCGTACTTTAGAACAATATCGCGCTTTTATTGCTTCTATTCCTGCGGTGTTTATTGTCAAGATTTTCCCAAGCTTAGTGATTGATAAAGAATACTGGCGTCTTGATGAAGGAACCATTAAAGCAGAAGAAGCGCGTCGCATTAATTTCGATTAA
- a CDS encoding dimethyl sulfoxide reductase anchor subunit family protein, translating to MHDYQLPLVLFTVMSQWGIGAVLALSLYQWQNQTQNGAMLSTKALRTTIALIWLIEVVGSSMSMGHLGDPLGAYRSVLGIAHSWLSREAIAFVMLNGLISLWALASWLQPHAIRRNSLFGLFCGVIGLPVILITAQIYYQMQAHPLWHTPATQISFIGTALLLGFGSMIPWLRLQGKTISNSLKIGTLIGALLVLVGLVMRTQVLGADVASLLLWWQVIASLIMGICIITLSHSTSFTKTSLSLIAILMLFSGEITGRMLFYGNVMAQAPWF from the coding sequence ATGCATGATTATCAACTGCCGTTAGTCCTGTTTACGGTTATGAGTCAATGGGGGATAGGTGCTGTTTTGGCACTTTCACTGTATCAATGGCAAAACCAAACCCAAAACGGTGCGATGTTAAGCACCAAAGCATTACGAACAACCATTGCACTAATTTGGCTGATTGAAGTTGTAGGTTCATCAATGTCGATGGGGCACTTAGGTGATCCGCTAGGTGCTTATCGTTCTGTATTAGGTATTGCGCATTCTTGGTTAAGTCGCGAAGCGATTGCCTTTGTGATGCTAAATGGCTTAATTTCATTATGGGCGCTAGCCAGTTGGCTACAACCTCATGCTATTCGCCGTAATAGTCTGTTTGGGTTGTTTTGTGGCGTTATTGGTTTACCTGTTATTTTGATTACAGCACAAATCTATTACCAAATGCAGGCTCATCCTCTTTGGCATACACCAGCAACACAAATTAGTTTTATTGGCACAGCGTTATTGCTTGGTTTTGGCTCGATGATCCCTTGGTTACGCTTACAAGGTAAAACCATTAGTAATTCATTAAAAATAGGAACGTTAATCGGTGCATTATTAGTTCTCGTCGGCTTGGTTATGAGAACACAAGTGCTCGGTGCTGATGTTGCAAGCCTATTATTATGGTGGCAAGTGATTGCTAGTCTGATTATGGGTATCTGCATTATTACGTTGTCTCACAGCACGTCATTTACCAAAACTTCACTCTCTCTCATCGCTATTTTGATGTTATTTAGTGGTGAAATCACAGGAAGAATGCTGTTTTACGGCAATGTAATGGCGCAAGCACCTTGGTTCTAA
- a CDS encoding 4Fe-4S dicluster domain-containing protein, producing the protein MAKKQYGFLINTKDCYGCRTCSMACKSENATPPGVLWRRVREFNEDQPNAQAFITMSCNHCDDPQCLKVCPADTYTKREDGIVVQDHDKCIGCQMCIMACPYNAPVYDPVEGKTSKCNMCADRLDEGLKPRCVESCPTGAIEFGEIEDLRKKHTTNWALLEKRYGVPDHTISNPNIVIIGMED; encoded by the coding sequence ATGGCGAAGAAACAGTATGGTTTTCTAATAAATACCAAAGATTGTTATGGTTGCCGAACTTGCTCGATGGCCTGTAAGTCTGAAAACGCCACACCTCCAGGTGTATTGTGGCGCCGAGTTCGTGAATTCAACGAAGACCAACCCAATGCACAAGCTTTCATTACCATGTCTTGTAACCATTGTGACGATCCACAGTGTCTAAAAGTTTGCCCTGCTGACACTTATACTAAACGTGAAGACGGCATTGTTGTGCAAGATCATGACAAATGTATCGGTTGTCAAATGTGCATCATGGCGTGTCCTTATAACGCTCCGGTTTACGATCCAGTAGAAGGAAAAACCAGTAAATGCAATATGTGTGCGGATAGACTTGATGAAGGCCTAAAACCCCGTTGTGTTGAATCTTGCCCTACTGGCGCTATTGAGTTTGGTGAAATTGAAGATCTGCGTAAAAAACACACGACAAATTGGGCTTTATTAGAAAAACGCTATGGTGTACCAGATCACACCATTAGTAATCCTAATATTGTCATTATTGGTATGGAGGATTAA
- a CDS encoding molybdopterin-containing oxidoreductase family protein: MSKNQKWELNRRTLLKGMGAIGVAALSPNAFSLVNENKPIFNQKPRIKLSEYKTFRSTCAMECLHCNLTAFTHKGQLIKVEATEGFNVKCCLRGMSRTKWVYHKDRLTTPLLRVGEKGKAEFKPISWNEALDLIEKNIRETIDKFGNEGLFISTHAGNMDSIKNDMGKAFFDYLGGSTKQAGSLCCSAVTAAMIPMVGLRYADTRDTVKDSRYILCWGNNPAVTMQAYFKNYNQARRNGARMVVIDPRFNETAAKADEWIPIVPGTDTALALGMIKIIIEENLTDKPFLRAHTGAVYLVNSQQKLLRQSDDDKDSYLVFDTLSQQLVHHETPNIVPALTHDELPANADYVTVFEQIYQQAQPWTVEKTSQETDIPKETIIRLARDYATTKPAMIVQNMSGAQRTEFGAYVAASQFYLALLTGNIGKKGAGICDAGGARQMAKFSPIIPPAPNAKPIKPIPVAKVGDWIVNERPHPINFWWIMTMGVMTQLPNTNMVRNALKKVPFVVVADNLMSSTALYADLVLPVTTIFEDTSLMAGVRSQYVQLMEKAVEPPGEAKPDYWIFARLAERFGFGDVFNQPIEHYIDACLKGSGITREMLEKGPVRPVEGDWIPFKDGIFRTSTKKAHFFIEEWQDKNFSPVVTYYPVKESTKGSPELAKKYPLMAVQRKLARSVHSSHGMNEWILEVQRNQPNILIHPNDALARGIKDGEWAIAFNDRGEHRAIAVVTTHIKQGVVSLDNGWWEQQGGSSSHVTNDHVEPLGNGHCCNSTLVNVRREA, translated from the coding sequence ATGTCTAAAAATCAAAAGTGGGAATTAAATAGAAGAACGTTGTTAAAAGGAATGGGTGCCATTGGCGTGGCAGCTCTTTCTCCTAACGCGTTCAGTCTAGTTAATGAAAATAAACCCATATTTAACCAGAAACCACGGATAAAATTATCCGAATATAAAACCTTTCGTTCAACCTGTGCGATGGAATGTTTGCACTGTAACCTAACAGCTTTTACACATAAGGGGCAACTTATCAAAGTTGAAGCCACTGAAGGCTTTAATGTGAAATGCTGTTTACGAGGTATGAGTCGAACTAAGTGGGTATACCATAAAGATCGTTTAACCACACCTTTATTGCGTGTGGGTGAAAAAGGAAAAGCGGAGTTCAAACCTATTAGTTGGAATGAAGCGCTCGATCTCATTGAAAAGAATATTAGAGAAACCATTGATAAGTTTGGTAATGAGGGATTATTTATCTCCACTCATGCAGGCAATATGGACTCAATTAAAAATGATATGGGTAAAGCCTTTTTCGATTACTTAGGCGGTTCAACAAAACAAGCTGGCTCTCTTTGTTGCTCAGCGGTAACCGCGGCAATGATCCCAATGGTGGGTCTACGCTATGCCGATACTCGAGATACAGTAAAGGATAGTCGCTATATTCTCTGTTGGGGAAATAACCCCGCAGTTACTATGCAAGCGTATTTTAAAAACTACAACCAAGCTCGCCGAAATGGCGCCAGAATGGTGGTTATTGATCCTCGCTTCAATGAAACTGCAGCTAAAGCCGATGAGTGGATCCCTATCGTTCCCGGTACTGATACGGCACTTGCGTTAGGTATGATCAAAATTATCATTGAAGAAAATCTCACTGATAAGCCTTTTTTGCGTGCGCATACAGGTGCCGTTTACCTTGTTAACTCACAACAAAAACTATTACGCCAATCTGATGATGATAAAGATAGTTATCTAGTTTTTGATACTTTAAGCCAGCAACTGGTTCACCATGAGACTCCGAATATTGTTCCTGCGTTAACTCATGATGAACTACCTGCTAATGCTGATTATGTGACTGTCTTTGAGCAAATTTATCAACAAGCACAACCTTGGACTGTCGAAAAAACCAGCCAAGAAACGGATATCCCGAAAGAAACTATTATTCGTTTAGCGCGTGATTATGCCACCACCAAACCTGCTATGATTGTGCAAAATATGTCCGGCGCTCAACGCACTGAATTTGGTGCTTATGTTGCTGCTAGCCAATTTTATCTTGCATTATTAACTGGCAATATCGGTAAAAAAGGCGCTGGAATTTGTGATGCTGGTGGTGCTCGACAAATGGCGAAATTTAGTCCAATTATTCCACCAGCACCTAATGCAAAACCCATCAAACCTATCCCTGTTGCAAAAGTAGGTGATTGGATTGTCAATGAAAGGCCACACCCAATTAATTTCTGGTGGATCATGACCATGGGTGTGATGACGCAACTTCCTAATACTAATATGGTGCGTAATGCACTGAAAAAAGTACCTTTTGTGGTTGTCGCTGATAACTTGATGTCATCCACTGCTCTTTATGCCGATCTTGTACTCCCTGTTACCACTATTTTTGAAGATACCAGTTTAATGGCAGGTGTTCGTAGTCAATATGTACAATTAATGGAAAAAGCGGTTGAGCCACCAGGAGAAGCAAAACCTGATTATTGGATCTTTGCTCGTCTCGCTGAACGTTTTGGCTTTGGTGACGTGTTTAACCAACCTATTGAACACTATATTGATGCTTGTCTTAAAGGCTCCGGCATTACGCGTGAAATGTTAGAAAAAGGCCCAGTGCGTCCAGTTGAAGGCGACTGGATCCCCTTTAAAGATGGCATTTTCCGTACTTCAACGAAAAAAGCACACTTTTTTATTGAAGAGTGGCAGGATAAAAACTTCTCTCCTGTTGTCACCTATTATCCCGTAAAAGAATCGACAAAAGGCTCACCTGAACTTGCTAAAAAATACCCACTAATGGCAGTGCAACGCAAACTCGCTCGTAGTGTTCACTCTAGCCATGGTATGAATGAGTGGATCTTAGAAGTACAGCGTAATCAACCTAATATTCTTATCCATCCTAATGATGCCTTAGCCAGAGGAATCAAAGACGGTGAATGGGCTATTGCATTTAATGATCGAGGAGAGCACCGTGCGATTGCCGTTGTGACCACGCATATTAAGCAAGGAGTTGTTTCATTAGATAATGGATGGTGGGAACAACAAGGCGGAAGCAGTAGCCATGTCACCAATGATCACGTTGAACCTTTAGGTAATGGTCATTGCTGTAATAGCACCTTAGTTAACGTAAGACGGGAGGCATGA
- a CDS encoding IclR family transcriptional regulator codes for MQNSQGVNSVDIAITILEFIASNGGIARSSDIAKACSLSKSRLHKYLVSLCRSEMLYQESGGSQYCLGSKILFLAQATPKPQSFVDEINQLLCEFRDEHNMSTGLVIAQGNQLFLTRYNRSFKHVDIDFLPDTPVPYKISAAGSIFAVFSDLEIDAGLSEKQKNTIRQQGFAIRHEPAEGIPGAQSISCPVFSKKGNMVAAVLTMGFIEPERQIELGNALKAKMTSFSH; via the coding sequence ATGCAGAATTCTCAAGGAGTTAACTCGGTTGATATCGCTATTACCATTCTCGAATTTATTGCATCGAATGGAGGTATCGCCCGATCGTCAGATATTGCAAAAGCCTGTTCACTTTCAAAAAGTCGCTTACATAAGTATTTAGTTTCACTTTGTCGCTCTGAAATGTTGTACCAAGAGAGTGGCGGAAGTCAGTATTGCTTGGGGAGTAAAATTCTCTTTTTAGCGCAGGCGACACCAAAGCCACAATCCTTTGTAGACGAAATTAATCAATTATTATGTGAGTTTAGAGATGAACATAATATGTCCACAGGATTGGTGATTGCACAAGGTAACCAGCTTTTTCTAACACGGTATAATCGTAGTTTTAAACATGTGGATATTGATTTTTTACCTGATACACCAGTGCCTTATAAAATTAGTGCGGCTGGCTCTATTTTTGCTGTTTTTAGTGATTTAGAGATAGATGCAGGTTTATCAGAAAAACAGAAGAATACTATTCGCCAACAAGGTTTTGCTATTCGTCATGAACCAGCTGAAGGTATTCCTGGTGCACAATCCATTTCATGCCCAGTGTTTAGTAAAAAAGGAAATATGGTCGCTGCGGTATTAACAATGGGTTTTATTGAGCCTGAGAGGCAAATAGAACTTGGTAATGCATTAAAAGCAAAAATGACATCTTTTTCACATTAG
- the efeB gene encoding iron uptake transporter deferrochelatase/peroxidase subunit gives MKNKTLFKPLLKSPVNLDKRTTLKWLGGSLLLASIGANAQPKQSASSVPRYQRAIAYLGKHQAGVITPEQKHASFIALNLTVTTVDEVKKIFATLTQRIAFLTQPRELEQRANPHLPPAESGILGTQLHPDELTVTVALGDSFFDNRFGFQPKKPKRLEPMKPFPNDRLDPKWCGGDVLLQFCANSQESIIYALRDILKYLSGQVYAVWKIDGFLPARDIDNHQTPINLFGFKDGSGNAPSSDNSLMDSLVWITQEQKEPQWCLGGSYQAVRLIRFALEFWDRTPLEDQENNFGRHRSTGAPIGMKQEMDDPQFEKDPHGDRVLFDSHMRRAEPRNPERYSAKLRRRSYSYSLGLTPSGQLDMGLIFISFQNNLKKGFIDTQKRLDGEPLERYIKPFGGGYYFVLPGISHQGDTLAKGLFD, from the coding sequence ATGAAAAATAAAACTCTCTTTAAACCGTTATTAAAAAGCCCTGTTAACCTTGATAAACGTACAACGTTAAAATGGTTAGGTGGGAGCTTATTACTCGCCAGTATAGGGGCTAATGCACAACCAAAACAAAGTGCTTCATCTGTGCCTCGTTATCAACGTGCAATTGCTTATTTAGGCAAACACCAAGCAGGTGTTATTACTCCAGAACAAAAACACGCCTCATTTATTGCTCTTAATCTAACTGTCACTACTGTTGATGAAGTGAAAAAAATATTCGCAACTCTGACACAACGAATTGCGTTTTTAACACAACCTCGTGAACTAGAGCAGAGAGCAAACCCACATCTTCCTCCTGCTGAATCTGGTATTCTGGGCACTCAATTACACCCAGATGAATTAACCGTCACTGTCGCATTAGGTGATAGCTTTTTTGATAATCGTTTTGGTTTCCAACCTAAAAAACCCAAACGCTTAGAACCTATGAAGCCCTTTCCTAATGACCGATTAGATCCAAAATGGTGTGGTGGCGATGTTCTACTCCAGTTTTGTGCTAATAGCCAAGAAAGCATCATTTATGCGTTAAGAGATATTTTAAAATATCTTTCTGGTCAAGTTTATGCTGTGTGGAAAATTGATGGTTTTCTTCCTGCTCGCGATATTGATAATCACCAAACACCGATTAACCTTTTTGGCTTTAAAGATGGTTCAGGCAACGCGCCTTCATCTGATAATAGCCTGATGGACTCGCTAGTCTGGATCACGCAAGAACAAAAAGAGCCACAATGGTGTTTAGGTGGAAGCTATCAAGCAGTGCGTCTAATTCGGTTTGCATTGGAATTTTGGGATAGAACACCTCTTGAAGATCAAGAGAATAACTTTGGTCGTCATCGATCAACAGGTGCCCCAATAGGTATGAAGCAAGAGATGGACGATCCACAGTTTGAAAAAGATCCTCATGGCGACCGAGTGCTGTTTGATTCTCATATGCGAAGAGCTGAACCAAGAAATCCAGAGCGTTACAGTGCAAAACTACGCCGACGCAGTTACAGCTATTCATTAGGTTTAACACCTTCTGGTCAACTAGATATGGGACTGATTTTTATCTCGTTTCAAAATAACCTTAAAAAAGGCTTTATTGATACCCAAAAACGCTTAGACGGTGAACCCTTAGAGCGCTATATCAAGCCTTTTGGCGGTGGATACTACTTTGTATTACCCGGAATTTCACACCAAGGTGATACCCTTGCAAAAGGGCTATTTGATTAA